One Osmerus eperlanus chromosome 2, fOsmEpe2.1, whole genome shotgun sequence genomic window, tctctcatctctctctcactctctctctctcgtctctctctctctctctctctctctctctctctctctcttctctctctctctcatctctctctcctctctcactcacctcactcactcactcactcacctcacctcactatctctcactcactctatgCACCCTAAATGTCTGCCTGGACTGTGATGACATCATGATGGCTGCTTGAGAAAGTGATTgctctgttgttgttttgttactTGTATGGTTGTCAGTACGTTCCGTGCTGTAGCACAGACGGCATGTTTcctgagtgtcagtgtgtgccgCAGGCCCCCTGTACGGCTCCCTGCTGAAGGCCTGGCAGTGCTTCCTGTCGTCGGCAGACCGCCCTGGCCGCGCTCCACTCCTCCGTGTGCCGGTCGCTGGTCTCAGAGGACTGGAGTCCGTGTCCAGACCTGGCAGAAGGAATCCTTCCACAAGAAGATCTTCGGGGGCTTCAAGGAGTCCCAGGACTTCGACACGGGCTTCGCTCGTGCTGCAGAAGCCCTGGGGCCAAGCGACTGAAGAAGGTTGGGATCAAGTAGATGATGGCCTGTCTTTAAAAACACTCTGGAACTACCTCTTAGTTTCAAGATCCCGTCTTATGCTGAGGCACTGGGGGGAGTTTTTGGACGTTGTGTTAGAGCTTTGTCAATGGGtctctgtgtcagtgtgacAGTGTTTCTGCGCTCTGTGTCACGTGACAATGTTCCTGGGTCTCTGTGTCACGTGACAGtgtgtcctgggtgtgtgtctatTGTGACAGTgttcctgggtgtgtgtctcatATGACAGTGTTcctgggtgtgtggtgtgtgtgtgtgtgcgtgcagctgGACAAGGCCAGGAGTGCGTACCACAAGGCCAGCAGGAAGGAGTTTGCAGCCATGGAACGGGAGACGCACGCTAAAGGCAACCCGGACGTGGCAATcgagaagcagaggaggatcCAGGTAGGAGCGTGAGCCTGGTGAGCCAGGAGGCTGAGAAGGTGAGAGACACACCAGCCGTGAGAGAGCCCCATTATTACAGCTGGTGTGTGGGCGTTtgtaggtgtggctgtgttgggtgtggctgtgtttgggtgtggctgtgtttggctgtgtgtaagtgtgtttgtgtattaacCCTAGCTAAACTTGAACATGCTCCAGGTGCGTGGGCGGTACGAGAAGGTTCTGGAGGAAGTGACTCGCTACGCTCCTAGATACATGGAGGAGATGGAATGCATCTTCNNNNNNNNNNNNNNNNNNNNNNNNNNNNNNNNNNNNNNNNNNNNNNNNNNNNNNNNNNNNNNNNNNNNNNNNNNNNNNNNNNNNNNNNNNNNNNNNNNNNNNNNNNNNNNNNNNNNNNNNNNNNNNNNNNNNNNNNNNNNNNNNNNNNNNNNNNNNNNNNNNNNNNNNNNNNNNNNNNNNNNNNNNNNNNNNNNNNNNNNCTCCACTCTGAAGGACTCCAGTCAGCTGACAGGAGAAGTGACGATGGGAGTGATGTGCTGAACAAGTGGAACCCGCAGATTTAAATCTGACTTCATAAACACAAACCCTGAAGGGAGAGCCAGCACATTTCCATTGTCTTAATCTATTCTATGTAGGCCAATCAATACGACTTGACATCAAACAACTTTTCCATCTcattctcttccctccctccctctctctatttgctGCTTGATGGCTtattgcttctctctctctccccttgcatctctctctcccctgtatctctctctcctccatctctctctcctccatctttctgtctcctccatctctctctcctctctctctcctccatctctcctccacatcccaCTTCTTGCACTTCacatctctcctgtgtttgtgttttaaatCATTCAACGAGTTGTAGGAGCATCGGAGACACTTTAgcacttctccccccccccccccccccccccccgctgagcGAAACCTCCAgtgtttttgttctttttgcagttgtgtttgtgcgtgagaGAGCATGAGAAATCGACTGATTTCTCAAGACTGACTGCGATCGTCTTGTGGAGTGTGTTTCTATGGAGCCACGATCGCTGCTCTCTTAACCCCTGCCGTGCCAGCAGGATCTGTCAGCATCAGCTCCCATTCATACTGCTACAGCCCCTTCACTGTTACTATAAATACTAGCAGCAGTCTGTCTATTATTAATGCTGCAAACCGCCCGTACGAATCCTCCCAGCTTAATACAGCAACATTCATCATCTGTGTTGAACTTGAAAACACCCACCACTGTGGAGGACTTTGAGATGTCTCATCTGCTTCTGTTCATCACTATCAGGAGATAAGCTATGACGTCATCGTATGGTCATGTTATCTGttctattacagtttttctcaattgctaaaaccataaaacccattggctgaacaaagttctcagttgcctgaactcatgtagctaattgtgcctgtctgttgtcaataccttaaaccatttcacatggtaaaacacaatttgcagatctcacttagaattttcagcaaaactctaaacacattctcatttttaaaacacattctgcactctaatgcacatgtcatccatactggtaaacacaaatggcaacaatcaaatacaaatagcgaaaacatgtcattgactaaacacaaccactcaaaatatattttacttgtttcaaatgatgtgacacaaccaatataagccagttcagggagcaaacaggttgttgaaggtgggaaaatattgcttgtgatgtcgacaaaatgctctggcctaacccagcccaaagacaagaagaagcacattgatcacatgtttacttcttagattttttccccttttacagtagtattgtatactgtagtacagtgcattgtaggctgtatactgtacaatgaacaaattgtatggccctgaacattgtgctttccatttgttacagtaacagtactgactgctcaatagattttgactggttgcaggttcatatcaacaaagaacaagagtgagttgtgagtagtgagatgcagggtacagtactgtataggggtcaGAGGTGTCAAGTAACGAAGtacaagtacaaatactttgttacccTACTTAAGTAGAAATTTTGGGTATCTATACTTTACTGAAGTAATTATTTTTCAGCCGACTTTCTGCttctactccttacattttcacacagttatctgtactttctactccttacattttaaAAATAGCCTCCTTACTCCAATTTCAGTTCGGCTTGTTTTCATTCCGGCTTGTCATCGTtcataaaaacacaaaaaacactaTCCAGAAAAAACGCGCCATCCGGATAGAGTGAATTTGATAGTGGTTGGATGAGAAGTATAAACATATACCATTCTGACACCCTATTGGTTTATACGTGATCCATCACCTGCACATGACACAAAATCACGTCAAACTCCAGCAAGGAAATAGCAGACGTATGTAGCCTACGAAGATGTCCGTGGCAGAGACTCAAGAGAACTCGAGCAAAATGTCCGAACCAAGCACCAGCGAGGAGGTTGGTAGCTAGGAAGATTAGCCAACCCTTCTACATCCCAGGCCGTACCTGGAATAATTTTTCGACATGTTTGGATGCAAAAACCATGGCAAAAACAACTCTCAACTTCGAATGCGCTGCAAGCTCTGAGcactagtgatgggtcgttcgcgaacgatccggctctaagagccggctcttgaaggtgaacgtcgggagctggctcgcatatctgaagagccgactctatttttaatagattaatacagcctataaaaactaaatgattatgaaataatgaattttaattgtatttaaaataattgactaattcaaagaacaaaataatacttgtaggcttaaaggcgcacacgatcatcctcacattctgttcctgtcaatcctgcatgagggagggccgagccaactcacacagtcagagagtagtcaaaactcggaggagagccatgacaaatcaatgcattttttaagatatgtgttatataaaatactactaataacaattgatatgtggtggtcgaaatatgaaaaaatgcaggatgttcgtgaatttaccagctaacttgcttcagacaacttaatttgcaattcattgttgctagctctactaactaggctaataagagctatatatataagacttactttgtatgccaacgaacaccaataattagaactaatttgacagactataagccaactgacttctggttatgatacacgtgctctctagctagcttcagtaaaagtgttgcttatgttagatactagctagacctacagtctagctctaactgcgtttcgaatcaaacaagctataatcttacgataaactttatctaaagctagctatatgaaatactactaataacaattgatatgtggtggtaaaaatatgaaaaaatgaaggattttcatcaatttaccagctaacttgcttcggagacactgaaaatgaatggggttgaacggtggaaaatgcaatgtttggaactacaggtcgcatgtgacacgctttacttccgcattcctcgataacaatgggagtctatggaagtgtcgcaactctctttttctatggctctggataacatgcctctgaagtttgactttttgcagaattacaatacttataggcaactagtcatcatatcttccgctccatgaaacacatgtcaatgcttagtagtaggctacacatatatggttctttaatgtatttgcattgtactacagtttttttaaattgctaaaacactaaaacccatcggctgaacaaagttctcagttgcctgaactcatgtagctaattgtgcagtctgttgtcaataccttaaaccatttcgcatggtaaaacacaatttgcagatctcacatagacttttcagcaaaactctaaacacattctcattctcaaaacacattctgcactctaatgcacatgtcatccatactggtaaacacaaatggcaacaatcaaatacaaatagcgaaaacatgtcattgactaaacacaaccactcaaaatatattttacttgtttcaaatgatgtgacacaaccaatataagccagttcagagagcaaacaggttgttgaaggtgggaaaatattgcttgtgatgtcgacgaagtgctctggcctgacccagcccaaagacaagaagaagcacattgatcacatgtttactccttagatttttgtcccttttactgtagtattgtatactgtagtacagtgcattgtaggctgtatactgtacaatgaacaaattgtatggccctgaacattgtgctttccatttgttacagtaaccgtactgactgctcaatagattttgactggttgcaggttcatatcaacaaagaacaagattgagttgtgagtagtgagatgcagggtacagtactgtataggggtacaaggatggagaaagaacaaaaaaaattgcaaagagcaaagcagagtagtaatttctgatacattttgagctactatgatataacatgttgtcgttcatcaaaagacaatgacggataaatatgaaatttgttttgagattacgtaaaaatgtacttctccttcagaactatatgttttgaacaatgtgttttccatttttttgtgtattgtttactgactgcttgatagtgtatatcattttgatcactttgagagcagtgtttgattttgagcacaggtaaatctgttttgaggcgaaagcttgattttgagcacaggtaaaagtgttttgaggcgaaagtttcattttgcaagaggattcagaggttttgtaaatagtgcttgaagatgaggttttgtgtttacagttttgagaaaatgggtgactgtttcaagaatgtgttttagcaattgtgaaaaactgtaaaatgcgttcattttcaatgggcataaactggtgcagcccacatttttcaacattaacatttcaatataacaagtcattatggcctttggaaaaatgttttttgggggggggaggtggggtcgtgCATTATAGACCCCTGTGCCTAAGCTTTTGTCCTTCATGGCATTTTGTCCCCTTACTACTTTTACTTGTATACTTTTAGTTTTGAAAccattacttttatacttttacttgagtaaaaagcttgaattgatacttcaacttctacagaagtatttttaaaccctagtatttatacttctacttgagtaatgaatgtgaatacttttgacacctctgataggggtacaaggaggagaaagaacaaaaaaaaatgcaaagagcaaagcagagtagtaatttctgatcaattttgagctactatgataaaacatgtttttgttcatcaaaagacaatgacagataaatataaaatttgttttgagattacctAAAAATGTTCTCCCTGAGAACTgtgtgttttgaacaatgtgttttcaattttttggtgtattgtttactgactgcttgatagtgtatataattttgatcactttgtttatgatttgagagcagtgtttgattttgagcacaggtaaatcagtTTTGAgccgaaagtttcattttgcaagagaattcagaggttttgtaaatagtgcttgaagatgaggttttgtgtttacagttttgagaaagtgggtgactgtttcaagaaatgtgttttagcaattgtgaaaaactgtactTCCTACCTACCGTGATCAATTGCATGTCTTAATTACCGCCCTGTATAGAAAGAAGGACACTAGTTGTTGGGGCCTGAATACATTCTGCTGGTgcaccacgcacacactctgtcaccacagaccacacacacaccacacacataacccTGACGATGACTAAAACTTATGTGTGCCTACGCAGAAGCCAGGAGCACCGTAGGATGACCCCTGTACagaccagagaagaagagagaaaaagagagaagaagaagagagaagatgagGAACTGAAGTTCATCTTCTCGAGTGCTGATTCACCGGGGCATCATGAGCCAGAAGTGAAACAGCACAATGATACATTCACCAGGCAATTCTCCACTCACAAAGTGTGTCAAGCCTCTCATTGAGGACTTTCCCTCTAAGAGCTTTCCTGTTTATAGGGTGTACGTTTATGAACATATGTATACATATCTTTATATacatatctatctatatatatacatatctatgtatgtatgtaactACCCCGTTTGAAACAGTTAAACAAAATGCTGTAAGAAATAATTAAACAACTAAAACAAAAAACTTTCATACTGCCATACATACAAAAACAATCATATATAAGAAAATATTCATGTAAAACCTCTTGAGTGCCTAAGACTTCTGCACAGTcctgtatatatttatatatatcagacacatacacacatatctgAATATTAATAAAGAAGCTAAGTCAGAGGTTCTACAGAGAGACGGGGTCAGCAAGAGGAAAGCTGACATCACTAAGAACACACCAGGAAGCAGTCTTcagtgtgagcagggatgttgcaccagaacacaccaggaagcagtcttcagtgtgagcagggatgttgcaccagaacacaccaggaagcagtcttcagtgtgagcagggatgttgcaccagaacacaccaggaagcagtcttcagtgtgagcagggatgtcgcaccagaacacaccaggaagcagtcttcagtgtgagcagggatgtcgcaccagaacacaccaggaagcagtcttcagtgtgagcagggatgtcgcaccagaacacaccaggaagcagccttcagtgtgagcagggatgtcgcaccagaacacaccaggaagcagccttcagtgtgagcagggatgtcgcaccagaacacaccaggaagcagccttcagtgtgagcagggatgtcgcaccagaacacaccaggaagcagtcttcagtgtgagcagggatgtcgcaccagaacacaccaggaagcagtcttcagtgtgagcagggatgtcgcaccagaacgcaccaggaagcagtcttcagtgtgagcagggatgtcgcaccagaacgcaccaggaagcagtcttcagtgtgagcagggatgtTGCACCAGAACGCACCAGGAAGCAGCCTTcagtgtgagcagggatgtCGCACCAGAACGCACCAGGAAGCAGCCTTcagtgtgagcagggatgtCGCACCAGAACGCACCAGGAAGCAGCCTTcagtgtgagcagggatgtcgcaccagaacgcaccaggaagcagtcttcagtgtgagcagggatgtcgcaccagaacgcaccaggaagcagtcttcagtgtgagcagggatgtcgcaccagaacacaccaggaagcagtcttcagtgtgagcagggatgtcgcaccagaacacaccaggaagcagtcttcagtgtgagcagggatgtcgcaccagaacacaccaggaagcagtcttcagtgtgagcagggatgtcgcaccagaacgcaccaggaagcagtcttcagtgtgagcagggatgtcgcaccagaacgcaccaggaagcagtcttcagtgtgagcagggatgtCGCACCAGAACGCACCAGGAAGCAGCCTTcagtgtgagcagggatgtCGCACCAGAACGCACCAGGAAGCAGCCTTcagtgtgagcagggatgtCGCACCAGAAGGCACCAGGAAGCAGCCTTcagtgtgagcagggatgtcgcaccagaacgcaccaggaagcagtcttcagtgtgagcagggatgtcgcaccagaacacaccaggaagcagtcttcagtgtgagcagggatgtcgcaccagaacacaccaggaagcagtcttcagtgtgagcagggatgtcgcaccagaacgcaccaggaagcagtcttcagtgtgagcagggatgtcgcaccagaacacaccaggaagcagtcttcagtgtgagcagggatgtcgcaccagaacgcaccaggaagcagtcttcagtgtgagcagggatgtcgcaccagaacacaccaggaagcagtcttcagtgtgagcagggatgtcgcaccagaacgcaccaggaagcagtcttcagtgtgagcagggatgtcgcaccagaacgcaccaggaagcagtcttcagtgtgagcagggatgtCGCACCAGAACGCACCAGGAAGCAGCCTTcagtgtgagcagggatgtCGCACCAGAACGCACCAGGAAGCAGCCTTcagtgtgagcagggatgtCGCACCAGAAGGCACCAGGAAGCAGCCTTcagtgtgagcagggatgtcgcaccagaacgcaccaggaagcagtcttcagtgtgagcagggatgtcgcaccagaacgcaccaggaagcagtcttcagtgtgagcagggatgtcgcaccagaacacaccaggaagcagtcttcagtgtgagcagggatgtcgcaccagaacacaccaggaagcagtcttcagtgtgagcagggatgtcgcaccagaacacaccaggaagcagtcttcagtgtgagcagggatgtcgcaccagaacacaccaggaagcagtcttcagtgtgagcagggatgttgcaccagaacacac contains:
- the si:ch211-51c14.1 gene encoding LOW QUALITY PROTEIN: protein kinase C and casein kinase substrate in neurons protein 3 (The sequence of the model RefSeq protein was modified relative to this genomic sequence to represent the inferred CDS: deleted 6 bases in 4 codons); protein product: MSVPPDNSPEDAHNQSFWMPGNYHSTVKRTEDAFQACNDIVACFQERARVERQYAQQLSEWSSKWKPLVDTSPLYGSLLKAWQCFLSSADRLAALHSSVCRSLVSEDGVRVQTWQKESFHKKIFGGFKESQDFDTGFARARSPGAKRLKKLDKARSAYHKASRKEFAAMERETHAKGNPDVAIEKQRRIQRSVSLVSQEAEKVRGRYEKVLEEVTRYAPRYMEEMECIF